Within the Leptospira johnsonii genome, the region AACTGCTCCTGAGCCTGCTCCAATATCCCAAACCACCGAATCTGCTCGGATTTCCAAAGCAGAAAGAGAAAGTATTCTGACTTCTTTTTTCGTGATCAGTCCTTTCTTAGGAAGACGTTTGGCATATTCTTCTTCTCCTAAAAAAGGAAGAAGTGGAGAAGGTTTCCAATTCGGATCTTTTCTTAGAAGAATTAATACATTTAAGTCGGAAATATTTTGGGTCTCCGCCAAGGTTTCCAATTCGAATTCACGGACCTTCTCCTCTTTTCCTCCCAAATTTTCACATACGAATGCTTTCCATTCTGTTTCAGAATAATGTAATAGATATTTTGCGATCTTAGAGGGGGAGTTTGACTCGTCTGTGAGACAAGCGACCTTGGATATACAATGTAATTTTGTAATGAATCCCTCGATTGGTCTGCCATGTAGGGAAATAAATGAGGCATCGTCCCATTTGACAGCAATTTTAGAAAAAGCGTTTTGGATAGAACTCGGAGCCGGAATGAATTCTACATGATCCTTTCCTACTTTTTTTAAGATCAGATTTCCGATTCCAAAAAAAAGAGGATCCCCCGAAGCAAGGACGCATATCGTATGCTCCGCAGAAAGTTCTGCAATCTTCTCCGCAGTTCGAACCACATCATTTTTGATAATGATCCTTTCCCCATCGAACTGTGGGAAAAAGTCCAGATGCCTTTCTCCGCCCGCAAGAACTCTTGCTCTTGCGACAGCACCCATCGCCTTACTGGAAAGTCCGACGCAGCCGTCGTCCCCAATCCCTATAACGGTAACAGCTTTCAAAATTTCTTCTCCGTAGAAAGAAGTAAGAGTGCATGTATGATGGAAACTGCGATGGTGCTCCCTCCCTTCCTTCCTCTAGTAAGTATGTAAGGAATGGAAAATTCGGATTGGAATTTAATATCTAATAATGCTTCTTTTGATTCCGCGGCGGATACAAATCCTACGGGAACTCCAATCACGAGAGAAGGTCGTGCACCTTCTTCTTGCACGAGTCTTACGGTCTCTAAAAGAGCAGTAGGTGCATTTCCAATCGCGATCACACTTCCATTCAAAAGTCCTAAATTAGCGGCCTTGCGCATGGACTCTATTGCTCTTGTTGAGTTATTTTCCTTCGCTCTATGGATCACTTCCGGATCACTGATGAAACTATAAGTTCTACAACCATAAGCGTCCAAACGTTCTTTGTTTAAACCTGCGATGATCATCTGAACATCACAAATGATCGGGCATCCATTTTTCAAAGCTTGGATGCCGTCTCTAATCGCATTTTCTTGGATCTTTGTTAGATCCCTATATTCAAAATCCGCAGTAGCATGTATGATCCTTCTAACAACTTCCCAGTCACCCGGAGGATGAGGATGATGTCCCGCTTCTTCATCTATGATGGCAAAGGAATTATTTTCGATTTCCCTTCCTAAAGAAGTCATTTGTCGCATATCGTTCATTTATTCCGCTTCTCCTTTGATTCCCCAGCCTTCCGGAGCCTCGAACTTTCCTAAAAGTGTTCCGTCAAAATCCACCATATAAGTGGAAACTCTTAAACCTAATCCGTGTTTAGAACAATTTTGGGAAACGATCTCGCAGATCCTGGTAGTGATATGAAAATGCCCGGATTCTTTACAAATATCTAATACATGTCTTGCTGTATTCGCCGCTTCTATACTGGAACAAACCGTTTCAGGGATTTCTAAAGTTCTTGCGATATTTGCAAGCATCTTAGTATTTACAGAAGATCCTCCTCTATGGGTCATCATTACGCCATCAGCCATCTTTGAGAGTTTTCCGATCATTCCCACTATGACCACATGGTGGATATCTTCTTTGATTGCAGTTTTGATCCCTGTTCCAATAAAGTCGCCGACTTGTATAAATGCGATTTCATTCATATTAGGAAGAAGGTCCATTGCGAACTTTTCGGACTTTCCTCCCGTAGTTAAGGTGATAGTTTGTTCTCCGTATTCTCTTGCGACTTGTATCGCCTGTATTACACTTGCCTTATATGCCGCAGTGGAATACGGTTTTACGATCCCAGTGGTGCCTAGTATGGAAATTCCCCCGATCAATCCCAGACGTTCATTCATTGTTTTTTTGGCCATCTCTTGGCCGCCTGGAACGCTGATGGTTACTTCTGCGCCTGAAAATGTGGAGCCTATCAATTCTTCTAAGATCATTTCCGTAATATTCTTTCTAGGCACCGGATTGATTGCAGGCTCTCCTATTTCTAAACCGAGTCCCGCTTTGGTAACTACTGCTACTCCTTCTCCACCTTTTAATACGATTTTGTTTTCTTGGTTAAGTTTTACTTCTGCAGTTAACTCCGCTCCATGAGTACAATCCGGATCGTCTCCTGCGTCTTTGATGATACTACAAACAGCGCTATCCTCGGATATCTCACAACGTTTTAGTTCGAAAATGACTTTTCTTTTATTTGGAAGAGTAGTTTCGATTTCCTTAATAGTTTGGCCTAAGATCAGAACTCGGGTGGCTGCTTTTGCCGCTGCGGCTGAGCAAGCGCCCGTAGTAAAACCTTCTCTTAGCTCTTTGGTTGCCATTTATACTCCGAGGCTTAAGTTAGGAGCAGGATTTCTCTGAGTATTAAAGAATGCTTCCATTCCTATCCTGGATTCTAATGTTCCCAAACGGACCAGTTCGGATCTTACTTCTCTAATAATATTTCCATCCCCGCTTAAAAATGCATTCTCCGGAACGGTGCAGTCTCCCAAAATCGATTTCAAAATTTCTAATACAGTTGAGATCCTATTTGG harbors:
- the cbiE gene encoding precorrin-6y C5,15-methyltransferase (decarboxylating) subunit CbiE; the protein is MKAVTVIGIGDDGCVGLSSKAMGAVARARVLAGGERHLDFFPQFDGERIIIKNDVVRTAEKIAELSAEHTICVLASGDPLFFGIGNLILKKVGKDHVEFIPAPSSIQNAFSKIAVKWDDASFISLHGRPIEGFITKLHCISKVACLTDESNSPSKIAKYLLHYSETEWKAFVCENLGGKEEKVREFELETLAETQNISDLNVLILLRKDPNWKPSPLLPFLGEEEYAKRLPKKGLITKKEVRILSLSALEIRADSVVWDIGAGSGAVSIEAARIAREGRVYAIEVDPEGIEICEQNILSHKTDNVFLIHGKAPQALIDLPSPDCVFIGGSKGNMKEIIELSWERLGSGGCLVANAITLDNVSEAYKTFRDMDLIPEVSLINISRGQKLADYLRYEALNPIHIFKIRKS
- a CDS encoding precorrin-8X methylmutase, with product MNDMRQMTSLGREIENNSFAIIDEEAGHHPHPPGDWEVVRRIIHATADFEYRDLTKIQENAIRDGIQALKNGCPIICDVQMIIAGLNKERLDAYGCRTYSFISDPEVIHRAKENNSTRAIESMRKAANLGLLNGSVIAIGNAPTALLETVRLVQEEGARPSLVIGVPVGFVSAAESKEALLDIKFQSEFSIPYILTRGRKGGSTIAVSIIHALLLLSTEKKF
- a CDS encoding cobalt-precorrin-5B (C(1))-methyltransferase, with protein sequence MATKELREGFTTGACSAAAAKAATRVLILGQTIKEIETTLPNKRKVIFELKRCEISEDSAVCSIIKDAGDDPDCTHGAELTAEVKLNQENKIVLKGGEGVAVVTKAGLGLEIGEPAINPVPRKNITEMILEELIGSTFSGAEVTISVPGGQEMAKKTMNERLGLIGGISILGTTGIVKPYSTAAYKASVIQAIQVAREYGEQTITLTTGGKSEKFAMDLLPNMNEIAFIQVGDFIGTGIKTAIKEDIHHVVIVGMIGKLSKMADGVMMTHRGGSSVNTKMLANIARTLEIPETVCSSIEAANTARHVLDICKESGHFHITTRICEIVSQNCSKHGLGLRVSTYMVDFDGTLLGKFEAPEGWGIKGEAE